Proteins from a single region of Melanotaenia boesemani isolate fMelBoe1 chromosome 3, fMelBoe1.pri, whole genome shotgun sequence:
- the LOC121635049 gene encoding E3 ubiquitin-protein ligase TRIM39-like — MASQSEMDLSCPVCHDIFKDPVILSCSHSFCKDCLQRWWSGKLIHTCPICNKVFLSNELPSNLALKNLCEAFLQERKQKASPGSEPLCSLHFEKLKLFCLDHQQPVCVVCRDSNSHRNHRFSPIDETAQCHRGELQKHLKPLKDKLKICEQVKGNFDQTAQHIKSQTQQTKRQIMEQFKKLHQFLQEEEEARITALREEEEQKTKVMRDQIDALNRQIIDISDTIGAAEEEMRAADVSFLQSYDNSIKTIQQRLQLDPSGLPGGALIDVAKHLGNLTFNVWNKMKDMVSYSPLILDPNTAHPELILSEDLTSVTFGQKQKLPHNPERFDKHNCVLGSEGLNSGNNSWDVEVRNDRFWGLGMMQESAERKGQIQTGFWEILLLDGKLTASSPPLLPKVLPVEKPQRIRVQLDWDRGKLSFFDLDTKKHIHTFKQTFTEKLFPYIFTKNELPLKILPMTISVTKDHEVPLTLGYWPF, encoded by the coding sequence ATGGCGTCTCAGTCAGAAATGGATCTCTCCTGTCCTGTCTGCcatgacattttcaaagacccCGTCATCCTGTCATGCAGCCACAGCTTCTGTAAGGACTGTTTGCAGAGATGGTGGTCTGGCAAACTAATACACACGTGCCCGATTTGTAACAAGGTATTTTTGTCGAATGAGCTGCCTTCCAACCTGGCACTTAAGAATCTGTGTGAGGCCTTCTTACAGGAAAGAAAGCAGAAAGCTTCTCCGGGATCTGAGCCTCTCTGCAGTCTGCACTTTGAGAAACTCAAACTGTTCTGTCTGGATCATCAGCAGCCTGTTTGTGTCGTCTGTCGAGATTCAAATTCACACAGGAATCACAGATTCAGTCCCATCGATGAAACTGCTCAATGTCACAGAGGTGAGCTGCAAAAACACCTGAAGCCTTTGAAGGACAAACTAAAGATTTGTGAACAAGTGAAAGGAAACTTTGATCAAACAGCACAACACATTAAATCCCAGACACAACAGACGAAGAGGCAGATTATGGAGCAGTTTAAGAAACTACACCAGTTTCtacaagaggaagaggaggccagAATTACTGCTCTGCGTGAAGAAGAAGAGCAGAAGACTAAAGTGATGAGGGACCAGATTGATGCTTTAAACAGACAAATTATAGACATTTCAGATACAATTggagctgcagaagaagaaatgagaGCTGCAGACGTGTCATTCCTGCAGAGTTATGACAACTCAATAAAAACAATCCAACAGCGCCTCCAGCTGGATCCTTCAGGCCTGCCTGGAGGAGCCCtgatagatgtggccaaacatCTGGGCAACCTGACCTTTAATGTGTGGAACAAGATGAAGGACATGGTCTCCTACTCTCCTTTGATtctggatccaaacacagctCATCCAGAGCTCATCCTGTCTGAAGATCTGACCAGTGTGACTTTTGGACAGAAACAGAAGCTTCCTCATAATCCAGAGAGGTTTGATAAACATAACTGTGTCCTGGGCTCTGAAGGCTTAAACTCAGGGAACAACAGCTGGGATGTTGAGGTCAGAAACGATCGATTTTGGGGTCTTGGTATGATGCAGGAATCAGctgagagaaagggacagatcCAGACTGGATTCTGGGAAATACTTCTCCTTGATGGAAAACTCACAGCATCCTCTCCACCACTTTTACCGAAAGTTCTCCCAGTGGAGAAACCCCAGAGGATCAGAGTCCAGCTGGACTGGGATCGAGGGAAACTGTCCTTCTTTGATCTTGACACTAAGAAACACATTCACACCTTCAAACAGACTTTCACTGAGAAACTGTTTCCttatattttcacaaaaaatgAGTTACCTCTTAAGATTTTACCCATGACTATCTCTGTTACAAAAGATCACGAAGTTCCTTTAACATTAGGTTACTGGCCTTTCTAG
- the LOC121636944 gene encoding uncharacterized protein LOC121636944, translating into MNPPQSLDRILQPPGSWWGGWSLSQQLPDKRQGPPWTGHQSIAGPTHRDYNHPRSLRSQSSWREASQARAQHAHSTQKGSSRASNQEPSCWEAAVLTPTPPCSPSSNSTFNLHLLLLPSTSRNIQPHLLLQSPPPSPAEGGVDDRKLHADFRKFISDRADDGQVHAESTEEHFLRAHHEEGAESDVFLKRPSWTSQTSRSGSTSRRAIPPQLCIPLFLLLFLHLHNQDRHPHPSSDWERSFTRTSSLDLKLKLL; encoded by the exons atgaatcctccccagagcctggaT cgAATCCTTCAG CCTCCAG GGTCATGGTGGGGGGGCTGGAGCCTCTCCCAGCAGTTACCAGACAAGAGGCAGGGTCcaccttggacaggtcaccagtccattgcagggccaacacacagaGACTACAACCATCCACGCTCACTCAGAAGCCAGAGTAGCTGGAGAGAAGCCTCACAAGCACGGGCACAACATGcacactccacacagaaaggctccagcCGAGCTtcgaaccaggaaccttcttgctgggagGCCGCAGTGCTAACCCCCACACCTCCATGCAGCCCATCTTCCAAC TCCACCTTCaacctccacctgctgctttTACCATCCACCTCCAGAAACATCCAGCCTCACCTCCTCCTGcagtctcctcctccatctccagctgAGGGAGGTGTTGATGACAGAAAGCTTCAT gCCGACTTCAGGAAGTTCATCAGTGATCGGGCAGATGATGGTCAAGTCCATGCAGAGTCAACTGAAGAGCACTTCCTCAGAGCCCATCATGAAGAAGGTGctgagtcagatgtgtttttaaaaag ACCCAGCTGGACTTCACAGACATCCAGATCAGGCAGCACATCAAGAAGAGCCATTCCTCCACAACTGTGCATCCCATTATTCCTGCTTCTATTCCTCCATCTCCACAATCAGGACCGACACCCCCATCCTTCCTCTGACTGGGAGCGCTCCTTCACACGGACTTCTTCACTGGACTTGAAGCTCAAACTGCTCTGA